ACCACATCCGCGCCGGCGCCGCGCTGGCGGCCTCCGCCTGCTTCCTCCTCGCCATCGCCTGAGAGGGCGCGCCCACCCGAAGCCGAGCCCGCGCACGAGCCCCCGCCCGCACCCGCACCCGCACCCGCACCCGGAAGCACTCCCCACACCCAAAGCGCCCAATCCACCCAACCGCCGTATCGTGGCCCAAGGGGCACCCGAAAGCGTCTCCGCTACAGCTAGGGAAACCCCCATGGCCGACCCCAAGGGTTTTCTCCACACCCCGCGCAAGGACTGGCCGCGCCGTCCCGTCGAGGAGCGGGTCGGGGACTGGGACGAGGTGTATGTGCCCGGGGGCCTGCTGCCGATCATCGCGGAGCAGGCGGACCGGTGTATGGACTGCGGGGTGCCGTTCTGCCATCAGGCGTGCCCGCTCGGGAATCTGATCCCGGAGTGGAACGACCTGGTGGCGCGGGACGACTGGCAGGACGCCTCGGACCGGCTGCACTCGACGAACAACTTCCCCGAGTTCACCGGGCTGCTGTGTCCGGCGCCCTGTGAGTCGGGGTGTGTGCTGGCGATCAATCAGCCCGCGGTGACGATCAAGAACGTGGAGGCGGCGATCGCGGACCGGGCCTGGGCCGAGGGGCTTGCCCCGGCGCGTCCGCCGGACCGTCTTTCGGGGCGCACGGTGGCGGTGGTCGGCTCGGGGCCCGCCGGTCTGGCGGCGGCACAGCAGCTGACGCGGGCGGGGCACACGGTCGTGGTGTACGAGCGCGACGACCGGCTCGGCGGTCTGATGCGGTACGGGATTCCGAGTTTCAAGATGGAGCGGCGCCATCTGGAGCGCAGACTGCGGCAGTTGGAGGAGGAGGGCACGCGGTTTCGGGTGTCGACCCGGGTGGGCCGCGATGTGGACGCGGCGGAGTTGCGTGCGCGGCACGACGCGGTCGTACTGACGGTGGGTGCCACCGCGTCACGTGAACTCCCCTTGCCCGGGCGGGGGTTGAGTGGGATTCATCAGGCGATGGAGTATCTGCCGCTGGCCAACCGGGTGGGCGAGGGAGACTTCGCTGTCTCGCCGGTCGACGCGGCGGGCCGGCATGTGGTGATCGTGGGCGGCGGTGACACGGGCGCGGACTGTCTGGGCACCGCGGTCCGGCAGGGCGCGGCGTCCGTGACGCAGTTGGACATCTATCCGCAACCGGCTCAGGGGCGCGACGAGTTGGCCGAGCCCTGGCCGACGCATCCGAAGGTCTACCGTCTGACGGCCGCGCACGAGGAGGCGGGCGCCCTGCGCTCGGCGCCCGCGGCCGATGCGGATGCCCGGCTGTTCGCGGCGTCGACGGTGCGGTTCACGGGGGACGCCTCGGGTCATGTGCGTGAGGTGCATCTGGTGGAGGTGGATGGGGGGCGCCGGGTGAAGGAGGGTTCGGAGCGGGTGCTCGGGGCCGATCTGGTGCTGCTGGCCCTGGGGTTCACTGGTCCGGATCCGGATGACGGGATCGCCGAGCAGCTGGGTCTGCGGATGGACGCGCGCGGTACGTACGTACGGGACGAGGGGTTCGCGACCGGTGTGCCGGGGGTGTTCGTGGCGGGGGATGCCGGGCGCGGGCAGTCGTTGATCGTCTGGGCGATCGCGGAGGGTCGCTCGGTGGCGGCGGCGGTGGACCGCATGCTGACGGGCCACGACCGGCTTCCGCGGCCGGTCGGACCGTTCGACCGGCCGATGGCCGCGTAGCCGGACGGACTCCCGCGTACCGGCGGACGCCACACACGGGGCTCACCGCACCGACGGACTCACCGGACCGGCGAGGACGGCTGTACCTGCATCTGTGTTACGTGCACGGCTGCACCTGCAGCTGCACTACGTACACGTCTGTACCTGCATTTGTACCTACGCTCCCCCAACTCCCCCAACTCCCCCTCCCACCTCACACCTTGCGCGCAACCGCCCCGAACCCGGGCATCGGCTGGAAGTCCTGCTGGCCCTCGACGGGTTCGCCGAGTTCGGGATGCCAGGTGTCGATGACGGCGACGCCGGGGTCGACGAGTTCGAGTCCGTGGAAGAAGCGTTCGACTTCGTGGCGGTCGCGCAGGGCGAGGGTGATGCCGCTGTTCTTGTAGAGCTCGTCGGCTTCGGCGGCGCCCTTGGGGGTGAACTGCCCGGTGCCGTGGGACAGCATGAGGTAGCTGCCCGTCGGGAGCCCCTGCAGGAAGGCGTCGACGAGGTCGTAGGCGCCGTCCTCGTCGGTGATGAAGTGGAGCAGGGCGATGAGGGAGAGGGCGACGGGCCGGGTGAAGTCGAGGGTGTCGCGGGCGCGTTCGAGGATGTCGGCGGGGTCGCGGACGTCGGCCTGGAGGTAGGCGGTGCGGCCCTCGGGTGTGCTGCGCAGCAGGGCTTCGGCGTGGGCGAGGACGATGGGGTCGTTGTCGCAGTAGACGACGCGGGCCTCGGGCGCGGTGCGCTGGGCGATCTGGTGCAGGTTGGGCTCGGTGGGGATGCCGCTGCCGATGTCCAGGAACTGGGTGATGCCGTGTTGGGCGAGCCAGCGGGTGGCGCGTTGCATGAAGGCGCGGTTGGCGCGGGCCATGATCGGGATGCGCGGTTCGATGGCGAGGAGCTTGCGGCCCATTTCCTCGTCGACGGGGTAGTTGTCCTTGCCGCCGAGCCACCAGTCGTACATGCGGGCCGGGTGCGGCTTGCTGGTGTCGATGCGCGAGCCGGGGGCGCGGTCGTGCCCGGTCATCTGGGCTCCTGGGGGTCGTGGGCGGTGGACGGCCGGTGTCCCGGGCCATGCGTGGCGAGTGCCGTGCGGACCGGGCCGTGAGTGGCGGGTGCCCTGCGGCGGCCCGGGCGGGGTCGGGGCGGAGTTGGGCGGAGCGGAGTCGCGTCGAGCGGGGTCAGGAGAGCAGGAAGTCCGCTTCCCCGGCCTTGGCCCCGAGGATGAACGCGGAGATTTCACCCGTGGTGTAGATCAGCGCGGGGCCGTCGGGGTCGGCGGACTGGCGGACGGCGACCCGGCCGTCGGCGAGCTTCATGGCCTCGACGCAGTTGCCGCCGTTGCCGCCGCTCCACGGCTTGTGCCAGCCCTCGCTGCCGAGTTCGCGTGCGGGCATCCCGTTGTATATGCGCTGGGCCGGGGGATGATCCATTCAGTACTCCTGACGGAGATCCCGGAGGATCTCCTTCGTGCGATGTGCCGTCGCGGCCTGCGCCGCCATACGGTCCATGACCTCGAGGTGAGTGGCCACTTCGGGGCGTGCGTCCAGGTAGACGGCACCGGTCAGGTACTCGCTGTAGACCATGTCGGGGAGTTCGGGCATGGCGAATCGGAACAGCACGAAGGGCCCGTATGTGCCGGGGTGGGGGCCGGAGGCGAACTCGGCGACCTGGAGGGTGACGTTGGGCATCTCCATCGCCTCCAGGAGGCGGTCGATCTGGGCCCGCATGACCGCGGAGTCCCCGGCGGGGCGGCGCAGCGCGGTCTCGTCCATGACGACCCACAGGCGTGGTGCGTCCTCCTCGCGGGTGAGGAGTTGCTGGCGTTGCATGCGCAGCGCGACGTGCCGCTCGATGTCCGCGGGCACGGTCTGTCCGAGGGCGCCGGAGGCCATGACGGCGCGGGCGTAGTCCTCGGTCTGCAGGAGGCCGGGGACGAAGTGGGGGTCGTAGGAGCGGATGAGGCTGGCTGCGCCTTCCAGGCTGACGTACATGGAGAACCAGCCCGGCAGGATGTCGTGGAACCGCTGCCACCAGCCGGGTTTGTTGGCCTCTTCGGCGAGGCTGATGAAAGCTTCCGCCTCGTCGTCGGCCACTCCGTAGGACTTCAGGAGGAGTTGGAGGTAGGGGATTTTGAAGCCGACCTCGGCCATCTCCATGCGGCGGACGGTGGCGGGGGCGACGCGCAGTACCTTGGCGGCTTCCTCCCGCTTGAGGCCCGCGCGTTCACGCAGGTCCTGCAGACGTCGGCCGAGTACGACCTGGCCGACCGTCGGCGCGGACCGCGGCTCGCTCACGTCGTTCCTCCACGATGTCCCAATCCGGTCCGGAGCCGCCCCAACTGGGCGTGTCCGGCACGCTGTTGCGAGCAGTGTGCCATGGGCTGCCAGGAAGGCCCACACCACTCTGCACTTTTCAAAGTGCCACTTGCCAAGTGTTCGTGGCGCGGCGATAGTGGCAAGCGTGACTAGGTCCGCGCCGTTAGGCACAGACGCCGCCGCAGCGGCCCGGGGAACCGTCGGTACGGCGGTCTCCGAGCAGCCCGGTGAGCGCCGTTTTCACTTCGAGCTGGCCCCGCACCCGGGTTCCGCCGCGCGTGCCAGGCGGCTGACCAGGGACCGGCTCGATGGCTGGTCGATCTGCGCGGACACCTGTGAGGCGGCGGAACTCGTCGTCTCCGAACTGGTGACGAACGCCATCGTGCACACGGCGTCCCGGCGCATCGTCTGCGAACTCCGCGACGAGGCGGGCACCTTGCGGATCGCCGTGCGCGACGAGGGTTGTACGGCCTCGGGTCCGAGTCCCTCGCCACAGCGGCCGGAGGAGGAGCACGGGAGGGGATTGCTCCTCGTCTCGGCGGTCTGCTCGTCGTGGGGGGCGCAGGAAACCGGTCCCGGACTGCTGGTCTGGGCGGAACTGCCCCGAGGCCGGACATCGAACGAGCGCGGCGGTACGTCGGCGGTCACAGCGGAAGGGCGGGCACCGGTATGGGCGTGAGCGCAGCTCCCGTGCGGACACTGGACGGTCTCGTCCGTCTCGCGCGGACGCGTCGCTCCCCCCTCACGAGTGCCCCGCTGCGGCTGAGTCTGCCCGGCGACATGTCGACCCCGCTCGGCTGCGACGCGGTCGAAGTGCCCGCGGGCTACGGCCGGTTGCTGCTCGCCCGGCTGCCGCGCGCCGGCTGTGTCTACGCGGACGGCTCGCGCTGGTGGTGGATCGTTCCCTCGGACTCGGACGTGGCCCTGCAGTGGCCCGAGCCCGCGCACTACACCACCGGTGCCCTGGTGCCCGACGTGCCGCGCCCTCCGGGGCTGATCCATCGCCCGGACGCGGAGGTCCCCTACACACCGCCCATTCCGCTGTATCTGGCCCTGTGCCGGCTCACCGGCACCCCGCCCGCGTGGACCCGGCCGGTCGTCGCCTGACCGTCGCGCTCCGGGACCTTTCCCCGGTTCACAAGACCTTTCTCCGGTTCAGGTGCAGCTGAGCCCCGGCCCTCACGGCAGCCGGGGCTCAGCTGTGTCCGGGCTCGCCGGGTGGTGGCCGGAGTGCGGGGGGCTCATGTCCCGTTCCCGGGGCGCATGTTCGCGCCCGGCTCGCGGCCTCGTGCAGAAGCGCACGGTCTCGCGTACTCGCGCAGGGGGAGCACGGCCTCGCGTATGGAGGCACGTTCCTCGGTGCCGCGCTCCCGTACGCCGGTCAGCGCGCCAACGCGCCCCGCAGCATGAGCCCGTGGTGCCTGCCCAGCCGGAGGAACTCCCAGAGCGCGACGGCGCTCACCGACACCGGGGCGCCGAGCACCAAGCCCACCCGGACCGGCAGCGGCGTTCCCTCGTAGGCGCCGGTGAACAGGTCGCGGACGGCCATCACCCAGACCAGGACCACGGTGAGCAGGGGCGGCACCACTTCGTGGATGTCAGTCCTCGTACTCGTCGTGGTACAGCACCCCGTCGTTGCCCGCCGGAGCGCCCAGGGCGGAGGCGCGGCCCGCGGGTTTCTCCCAGTCCTCGCGGCGGCCGAGGGCGGTGAGGTCGAGCAGGCTGCTGGTGGAGCCGAGGCCGTCCAGTCCCCTGGCGTAGGTGGAGTAGGTGTGGAAGACGCGCTCGCCGTCGCGCAGGAAGCAGCTCAGGCCGGGCAGGTCGTAGGGCTGCTCACCGTCGACGTAGTAGCCGGTTCCGGCGCCGCGGTGTTCCTCCTCGGTGCGGTAGTTGTACGCGACCGGGGCCACGGACTCGTCGAAGGAGACGTGGAAGTCGTAGGTGAAGTCGCTGCCGTGGGCCGAGTACCAGGGGACCGTCCAGCCCATGCGCGCCTTGAAGGGCAGGATCTTGCGGTACGGGGCGCGGGAGACGGCCGCGAACGTGGTGCCCCGGGCGTTCAGGTGGGCGAGGTGGCCGATCTGGTCCAGGAAGGCCGAGCAGCTGCGGCATCCTGCGTCCCATTCGGGCTGGAACATGAAGTGGTAGACGACGAGCTGGTCGCGGCCCTCGAAGAGCCCGGCCAGTGTCACCGGCCCGTCGGACCCCTCGAAGAGGTAGTCCTTGTCGATCCGCACCATGGGCAACTCGCGGCGCTCCGCGTTGAGTTCGTCGCGTGCTCGGGTGGCCGCCTTCTCCTTGGCGAGCAGCGTCCTGCGCGCTGCGAGCCACTCCTCGCGGCCGACGATCCTCGGCAGTGCCATGGTCTCCCCCTTCGGGTGCGGTCCTGACCGGCGTCCTCACGGACGTCCTCACGGGTCAGACCGGCGGGGGTCGCGGAACTCATCGGTGCGGGCGGGGATTTCCGGAACTCGTGCGGGAGGGGCGCACGCACCGGGCGGGCCGAGTACCCGCGCCGGCGCGTGCCCCGGGTGCGTCAGCCCGCGGTGCCGCGCGGCAGGACGGTGGCGAGGACGCCGGGCAGCGGGTACCAGTCCGCGGAGGCGATGCTGGCCCGGTTCTCGGCGAGTTGGGCGACCCGCGCCCGCGCCTGGGCCTCGGTCGGATTGACGCCGTCGATCGCCGGGGCGACCTTGTGGGCGTCGGTCATGACGACGAGGTAGTTGTTCGCGGCGTACCAGCGGGTGTCGATGCCGCCGCCCAGGTAGGTGGCGGCGTCGCCGTCGAAGACGACGAACCACGGGCGCAGCGAGGCGTCCTGGTAGCGGGTGCGCGGGTCACCGGCGGCGGCCTTGTGCACGGCGGGGAACGCGGCGGCCTCGCCGAGCCGGCCGGCGGCGGCCAGGTCCCGCAGGTGGGTGGCGTACTCGCGGTCGGTCCACAGGGTGTCGGCCGGGTTGGACTCCTCGACGGTGCCCGGGATCAGCTCGACCAGGAACTTCCCGGCGAGCGCGCCGCGTTCGGGCCAGGCACCGGCCTTGGAAGCCGAGTCCAGGTCCGGGTGGGCGCCCAGGAGGTCGGCGGGACGGAACAGGGCGTCGCCGAGTTTCGCGTCCAGCAGGGCGTCCAGGGCGGCGGGCCCGCGGCCGTTGTTGTTCTGGAAGCCGTCCTTGAGCTCCACCTTGAGGACGACGGGCCGGTGACCCGGGTGCGCCTCGTGCCAGGCGCGGATGTCGGACAGGCAGCCGCCGAGGTCCTGGCTGGTGGGCTTGGTGCGCAGTTCCGCCGGGCTCTGCGCGTTCTCGCAGTTGTTGTCGTTGCCGAGCGGGTTGCTGTGCGAGACGCGCCAGGAGCGGCCGAAGACATTGGTCCACACGTCGAGTTCGAGCATGCCCGCACCGGAGTCCAGGGCGTCGGCGAAGTACGGGTACTTGCTCTTCTCGTAGGCGTTGTGCAGCCCCACGCCGGTGGTCGCCGAGTAGGGCGACTGCTCCGTGTCGGCGGCCGAGGCGGGGCCGGTACCCAGTGCCAGAGCACCCGCCGCCACCAGTGCCGCGGCGGCTCCCGTACGTCCGAACATGTCCCGCTCCCTTCGAGCCCCGTCAAATTCACTGCACGGTAAGGGAGTTGCGTGTCCGCGGGGAAGACACGGGATTTCCGGACCGGAGCAGGGACATGTCAGCGGCAAACGACCCTGTCACGAGTGACGTTGACGGCGGTCCGCTCTTGTCCCGCGACACATGGACACCCCACAATGCCCATGCCAAATCCGGAAGAACCGAAGATTGAAGAACTTCGGTTCGATACACAGAGGAACCCCCCACATGAAGAAGCCTCTGGTCGGTGCGCTGTTCACCGTCGCCCTCCTGGGTGCGGGCATCGCCCCCGCCACCGCGCTGACGGCCTCCGACGCCGCCGCCGCGAAGCCCACCAAGCCCAAGGCCGTCGACTTCGCGGGCACCGTCGCGCTCAGCAACTGCTCCGGCTCCCTGATACGGATGCCCGACTCCAAGCCCGAGGACCCGGCCCTGGTCATGTCCAACGGCCACTGCCTGGAGGAGGGTTTCCCCGCCCCGGGCGAGGTCGTCGTCGACCAGCCCTCCAGCCGTACGTTCACGCTGCTCAAGGGCGACGCGAGCGAGGCCGCGACGCTCACGGCCACCAAGGTCGCCTACGGCACCATGACCGACACCGACCTCTCCGTGTACGAGCTGGACAGCACGTACCAGCAGATCGAGGAGAAGTCGGGCATCAAGGCACTCGAACTCGCCGACCAGCGCCCGGAAGAGGGCAAGGCCATCACCGTGGTCTCCGGCTACTGGAAGAAGACCTACAGCTGCAGCGTCGACGGTTTCGTGCACGAGCTGCGCGAGGGCAAGTGGACCTGGAAGGACTCCATCCGCTACACCCCGGAGTGCAAGACCATCGGCGGCACCTCCGGCTCCCCGGTGATCGACGACGCGACCGGCAAGGTCGTCGCCGTGAACAACACCGGCAACGAGTCCGGCGAGGAGTGCACGGACAACAACCCGTGCGAGGTCGACGAGAACGGCA
This is a stretch of genomic DNA from Streptomyces sp. NA04227. It encodes these proteins:
- a CDS encoding SAM-dependent methyltransferase → MTGHDRAPGSRIDTSKPHPARMYDWWLGGKDNYPVDEEMGRKLLAIEPRIPIMARANRAFMQRATRWLAQHGITQFLDIGSGIPTEPNLHQIAQRTAPEARVVYCDNDPIVLAHAEALLRSTPEGRTAYLQADVRDPADILERARDTLDFTRPVALSLIALLHFITDEDGAYDLVDAFLQGLPTGSYLMLSHGTGQFTPKGAAEADELYKNSGITLALRDRHEVERFFHGLELVDPGVAVIDTWHPELGEPVEGQQDFQPMPGFGAVARKV
- a CDS encoding phosphatidylinositol-specific phospholipase C domain-containing protein — protein: MFGRTGAAAALVAAGALALGTGPASAADTEQSPYSATTGVGLHNAYEKSKYPYFADALDSGAGMLELDVWTNVFGRSWRVSHSNPLGNDNNCENAQSPAELRTKPTSQDLGGCLSDIRAWHEAHPGHRPVVLKVELKDGFQNNNGRGPAALDALLDAKLGDALFRPADLLGAHPDLDSASKAGAWPERGALAGKFLVELIPGTVEESNPADTLWTDREYATHLRDLAAAGRLGEAAAFPAVHKAAAGDPRTRYQDASLRPWFVVFDGDAATYLGGGIDTRWYAANNYLVVMTDAHKVAPAIDGVNPTEAQARARVAQLAENRASIASADWYPLPGVLATVLPRGTAG
- a CDS encoding DUF899 domain-containing protein, with translation MALPRIVGREEWLAARRTLLAKEKAATRARDELNAERRELPMVRIDKDYLFEGSDGPVTLAGLFEGRDQLVVYHFMFQPEWDAGCRSCSAFLDQIGHLAHLNARGTTFAAVSRAPYRKILPFKARMGWTVPWYSAHGSDFTYDFHVSFDESVAPVAYNYRTEEEHRGAGTGYYVDGEQPYDLPGLSCFLRDGERVFHTYSTYARGLDGLGSTSSLLDLTALGRREDWEKPAGRASALGAPAGNDGVLYHDEYED
- a CDS encoding serine protease, whose product is MKKPLVGALFTVALLGAGIAPATALTASDAAAAKPTKPKAVDFAGTVALSNCSGSLIRMPDSKPEDPALVMSNGHCLEEGFPAPGEVVVDQPSSRTFTLLKGDASEAATLTATKVAYGTMTDTDLSVYELDSTYQQIEEKSGIKALELADQRPEEGKAITVVSGYWKKTYSCSVDGFVHELREGKWTWKDSIRYTPECKTIGGTSGSPVIDDATGKVVAVNNTGNESGEECTDNNPCEVDENGNVTVHKGINYAQQTYNVPACFGEGSKLDLDAEGCTLPKPSGALAK
- a CDS encoding glutamate synthase subunit beta; this translates as MADPKGFLHTPRKDWPRRPVEERVGDWDEVYVPGGLLPIIAEQADRCMDCGVPFCHQACPLGNLIPEWNDLVARDDWQDASDRLHSTNNFPEFTGLLCPAPCESGCVLAINQPAVTIKNVEAAIADRAWAEGLAPARPPDRLSGRTVAVVGSGPAGLAAAQQLTRAGHTVVVYERDDRLGGLMRYGIPSFKMERRHLERRLRQLEEEGTRFRVSTRVGRDVDAAELRARHDAVVLTVGATASRELPLPGRGLSGIHQAMEYLPLANRVGEGDFAVSPVDAAGRHVVIVGGGDTGADCLGTAVRQGAASVTQLDIYPQPAQGRDELAEPWPTHPKVYRLTAAHEEAGALRSAPAADADARLFAASTVRFTGDASGHVREVHLVEVDGGRRVKEGSERVLGADLVLLALGFTGPDPDDGIAEQLGLRMDARGTYVRDEGFATGVPGVFVAGDAGRGQSLIVWAIAEGRSVAAAVDRMLTGHDRLPRPVGPFDRPMAA
- a CDS encoding DUF397 domain-containing protein, with protein sequence MDHPPAQRIYNGMPARELGSEGWHKPWSGGNGGNCVEAMKLADGRVAVRQSADPDGPALIYTTGEISAFILGAKAGEADFLLS
- a CDS encoding helix-turn-helix transcriptional regulator, with the translated sequence MSEPRSAPTVGQVVLGRRLQDLRERAGLKREEAAKVLRVAPATVRRMEMAEVGFKIPYLQLLLKSYGVADDEAEAFISLAEEANKPGWWQRFHDILPGWFSMYVSLEGAASLIRSYDPHFVPGLLQTEDYARAVMASGALGQTVPADIERHVALRMQRQQLLTREEDAPRLWVVMDETALRRPAGDSAVMRAQIDRLLEAMEMPNVTLQVAEFASGPHPGTYGPFVLFRFAMPELPDMVYSEYLTGAVYLDARPEVATHLEVMDRMAAQAATAHRTKEILRDLRQEY
- a CDS encoding ATP-binding protein; this encodes MTRSAPLGTDAAAAARGTVGTAVSEQPGERRFHFELAPHPGSAARARRLTRDRLDGWSICADTCEAAELVVSELVTNAIVHTASRRIVCELRDEAGTLRIAVRDEGCTASGPSPSPQRPEEEHGRGLLLVSAVCSSWGAQETGPGLLVWAELPRGRTSNERGGTSAVTAEGRAPVWA